One window of the Melanotaenia boesemani isolate fMelBoe1 chromosome 14, fMelBoe1.pri, whole genome shotgun sequence genome contains the following:
- the gpr17 gene encoding uracil nucleotide/cysteinyl leukotriene receptor, which produces MESATMELPLQSNQSSESCVAVETTVENQLFGWFYIGVFFLALSGNSLALWIFSRQRGVSSPANVFLIHLAVADLSYVIILPLRATYHFTGGHWPLGEVPCRVVGFLFYVNMYASLYFLACVAADRYLAVVHAVKSLKVRQGRYAHIISFSLWVLVTVSMAPLLITHQTRQVDNTTVCLQLYREKASRNALISLAVAFTPPFLATLSCYLLIIHSLHRGSRLEPALKLRALRTIGVVMLIYVVCFLPYHMSRATFILGYNHPDVSCQTRRALSMANRLTSSLTCLNGAMDPLVYLFGAEKFRSSLRRLFCKDTGGMSAATSGDLKGTHESSVSAKSEL; this is translated from the coding sequence ATGGAGTCTGCTACAATGGAGCTGCCTCTGCAATCAAATCAGTCATCAGAGAGCTGTGTGGCAGTAGAAACGACAGTAGAGAACCAGCTATTTGGATGGTTCTACATTGGGGTTTTCTTTCTGGCTCTGAGTGGTAACAGTTTGGCTCTCTGGATCTTCTCTCGCCAGCGTGGGGTTTCCTCTCCTGCTAACGTCTTCCTGATTCATCTGGCTGTGGCAGACCTGTCATATGTGATCATCCTCCCACTCAGGGCTACTTACCACTTCACTGGAGGCCACTGGCCCCTCGGTGAGGTTCCCTGCCGGGTGGtggggtttttgttttatgtcaatATGTATGCCAGCCTGTACTTTCTTGCCTGTGTGGCTGCAGATCGCTACCTGGCAGTCGTTCATGCTGTAAAGTCACTGAAGGTTCGTCAGGGTCGCTATGCACACATCATCAGCTTCTCCTTATGGGTCCTGGTTACTGTCTCCATGGCGCCACTGCTTATCACCCATCAGACTAGACAGGTGGACAATACAACAGTATGCTTGCAGCTGTACCGTGAAAAGGCCTCACGTAATGCACTGATCTCCCTGGCTGTGGCCTTCACACCACCTTTCCTTGCCACCTTGTCCTGTTACCTACTCATCATCCACAGCCTGCATCGAGGTTCTAGGTTAGAGCCTGCCCTCAAGCTGAGGGCTTTGCGTACCATCGGTGTGGTCATGCTTATTTACGTGGTCTGTTTTCTGCCTTATCATATGAGTAGGGCCACCTTCATCCTTGGTTACAACCACCCTGATGTTTCCTGCCAGACACGCAGAGCCCTGAGCATGGCCAACCGCCTCACCTCATCCCTCACCTGTCTGAACGGTGCTATGGACCCATTGGTCTATCTATTTGGGGCAGAAAAATTCCGCAGCTCACTGAGGCGATTGTTTTGTAAAGATACAGGAGGGATGTCTGCAGCCACCAGTGGAGACTTGAAAGGAACACATGAGAGCTCTGTGAGTGCCAAGTCTGAGCTCTga